A part of Rattus norvegicus strain BN/NHsdMcwi chromosome 4, GRCr8, whole genome shotgun sequence genomic DNA contains:
- the Nod1 gene encoding nucleotide-binding oligomerization domain-containing protein 1 encodes MEKRGQHEMEGVPAGCHSHIKLLRINREHLVTNIRNTQCLVDNLLENGYFSAEDAEIVCACPTQPDKVRKILDLVQSKGEEVSEFFLYVLQQLEDAYVDLRLWLSEIGFSPSQLIRTKTIVNTDPVSRYTQQLRHQLGRDSKFMLCYAQKEDLLLEETYMDTLMELVGFNNENLGSLGGLDCLLDHSTGVLNEHGETVFVFGDAGVGKSMLLQRLQSLWASGRLASKAKFFFHFRCRMFSCFKESDTLTLQDLLFKHFCYPEQDPEEVFSFLLRFPHTALFTFDGLDELHSDFDMSRVPDSCCPWEPAHPLVLLANLLSGRLLKGAGKLLTARTGVEVPRQLLRKKVLLRGFSPSHLRAYARRMFPERTAQEHLLQQLDANPNLCSLCGVPLFCWIIFRCFQHFHTAFEGSSQLPDCAVTLTDVFLLVTEVHLNRTQPISLMQRNTRSPAETLRAGWRTLQALGEVAHRGTDRSLFVFGQEEVQASKLQEGDLQLGFLRALPDVGPEQSQQSYEFFHLTLQAFFTAFFLVADDKVSTQELLRFFREWTSPGEATSRSCYPSFFSFQCLGSGSRLGPDPFKNKDHFQFTNLFLCGLLAKARQKLLQQLVPKAILRKKRKALWAHLFASLRSYLKSLPRVQSDGFNQVHAMPTFLWMLRCIYETQSQKVGRLAARGISADYLKLAFCNACSADCSALSFVLHHFHRQLALDLDNNNLNDYGVRELQPCFSRLTVIRLSVNQITDMGVKVLCEELTKYKIVTFLGLYNNQITDIGARYVAQILDECRGLTHLKLGKNRITSEGGRCVAQAVKNSTSIVEVGMWGNQIGDEGAKAFAEALRDHPSLTTLSLAFNGISPEGGKSLAQALKQNTTLTIIWLTKNELNDEAAECFAEMLRVNQTLKHLWLIQNHITAEGTAQLARALQKNTTITEICLNGNLIKPEEAKVFENEKRIICF; translated from the exons GTCCGAAAGATCCTTGACCTGGTGCAGAGCAAAGGTGAGGAGGTGTCTGAGTTCTTCCTCTACGTGCTACAGCAGCTGGAGGATGCTTACGTGGACCTCAGGCTGTGGCTATCAGAGATTGGCTTCTCCCCTTCCCAGCTCATCCGGACCAAAACTATCGTCAATACTGACCCAG TAAGCAGGTATACCCAGCAGCTGCGACACCAACTGGGCCGCGATTCCAAGTTCATGCTGTGCTACGCTCAGAAGGAGGACCTGCTGCTGGAGGAGACCTATATGGACACACTCATGGAGCTGGTAGGCTTCAACAATGAAAACCTGGGCAGCCTAGGAGGCCTGGATTGCCTGCTGGACCACAGCACAGGTGTCCTCAACGAGCATGGCGAGACTGTCTTCGTGTTCGGGGACGCGGGAGTTGGCAAGTCCATGTTGCTACAGAGGTTGCAGAGCCTCTGGGCGTCtggcaggctggcctcaaaagcCAAATTCTTCTTCCACTTTCGCTGCCGTATGTTCAGCTGCTTCAAGGAGAGCGACACATTGACTCTGCAAGACCTGCTCTTCAAGCATTTCTGCTACCCGGAGCAGGACCCCGAGGAGGTGTTCTCCTTCTTGCTGCGCTTTCCCCACACAGCGCTCTTCACTTTTGACGGCCTGGATGAGCTGCACTCAGACTTCGACATGAGCCGCGTGCCGGACAGCTGCTGCCCCTGGGAGCCGGCGCACCCTCTGGTCCTGCTAGCTAACCTCCTAAGCGGGAGGTTGCTCAAGGGTGCGGGCAAACTGCTCACTGCTCGCACAGGCGTGGAGGTCCCCCGCCAGCTCCTGCGCAAAAAGGTGCTGCTCCGGGGTTTTTCCCCCAGCCACCTGAGAGCCTATGCCCGCCGGATGTTCCCCGAGCGCACCGCGCAGGAACATCTGCTGCAGCAGCTGGATGCCAACCCCAACCTCTGCAGCCTGTGCGGGGTGCCGCTCTTCTGCTGGATCATCTTCCGATGTTTCCAGCATTTCCACACGGCCTTCGAGGGCTCCTCGCAGCTGCCGGACTGCGCTGTGACCCTGACCGATGTCTTTCTGCTGGTCACCGAGGTGCATCTGAACAGGACGCAGCCCATCAGCCTGATGCAGCGAAACACGCGCAGCCCGGCGGAAACCCTACGTGCAGGCTGGCGCACGCTGCAGGCGCTGGGAGAGGTGGCTCACCGAGGCACGGACAGGAGTCTCTTTGTGTTTGGCCAGGAGGAGGTGCAGGCGTCGAAACTGCAGGAAGGGGATCTGCAGCTGGGTTTCCTGCGGGCTTTGCCCGATGTGGGCCCTGAACAAAGTCAGCAGTCTTATGAATTTTTCCACCTTACGCTCCAGGCTTTCTTCACTGCCTTCTTCCTGGTAGCAGATGACAAAGTGAGCACCCAGGAATTGCTAAGGTTCTTTCGAGAATGGACGTCTCCCGGGGAGGCAACAAGCAGGTCCTgctatccttccttcttctccttccagtgCCTGGGTAGCGGTAGCCGGTTGGGCCCTGATCCTTTCAAGAACAAAGATCACTTCCAGTTCACCAACCTCTTCTTGTGCGGGCTGCTGGCCAAAGCCCGACAGAAACTCCTTCAGCAGCTGGTGCCCAAGGCTATCCTAAggaagaagcgcaaggccctgtgggCTCACCTGTTTGCCAGCCTGCGCTCCTACTTGAAGAGCCTACCCCGGGTCCAGTCTGATGGGTTTAACCAGGTACATGCCATGCCCACATTCCTGTGGATGCTGCGCTGCATCTATGAGACACAGAGTCAGAAGGTGGGGCGCTTAGCCGCCAGGGGCATCAGTGCGGACTACCTCAAGCTAGCCTTCTGCAATGCTTGTTCTGCCGACTGTAGTGCCTTGTCCTTCGTCCTGCATCACTTCCACAGACAGCTGGCCCTAGACCTGGACAACAACAACCTCAATGACTATGGAGTTCGAGAGCTGCAGCCTTGCTTTAGCCGTCTCACGGTTATCAG ACTCAGTGTCAACCAGATCACCGACATGGGGGTGAAGGTGCTGTGTGAGGAACTGACCAAGTACAAAATCGTGACATTCTTGGG TTTATACAACAACCAGATCACTGATATCGGAGCCAGGTATGTGGCCCAAATCCTGGATGAATGCAGAGGCCTCACGCACCTTAA ACTGGGGAAAAACAGAATAACAAGTGAGGGCGGCAGGTGTGTGGCCCAGGCTGTGAAGAACAGCACCTCCATTGTTGAGGTTGG gatgTGGGGCAATCAGATTGGAGACGAGGGAGCAAAAGCCTTCGCAGAGGCGCTGAGGGACCACCCCAGCCTGACCACTCTTAG TCTTGCATTCAATGGCATCTCCCCGGAGGGAGGGAAGAGCCTTGCACAGGCCCTGAAGCAGAACACCACTCTGACAATAATCTG gCTGACCAAAAATGAACTTAATGATGAGGCCGCAGAGTGCTTCGCCGAGATGCTGAGGGTGAACCAGACACTGAAGCATTTATG GCTAATCCAGAATCATATCACAGCTGAGGGGACAGCCCAGCTGGCCAGGGCACTGCAGAAGAATACCACCATCACAGAGATTTG CCTCAATGGAAACTTAATTAAGCCCGAGGAGGCCAAAGTCTTTGAAAATGAGAAGCGGATCATCTGTTTCTGA